One Hordeum vulgare subsp. vulgare chromosome 4H, MorexV3_pseudomolecules_assembly, whole genome shotgun sequence DNA window includes the following coding sequences:
- the LOC123449818 gene encoding C-terminal binding protein AN-like, which produces MAHSPGGAAAGRPLVVSLNCLDDPSPERELLAGVAGVEHVSLSALGSGRVESATAVLLPSLAYLPRAAQRRLRPWQLLLCLGSPDRAADAAAAADLGLRLVHVDANRAEEVADTVMALFLGLLRRTHLLSRHVSSSPAAAAAGCLGAVQPLCRGMRRCRGLVLGIVGRSAAARCLATRSLAFRMSVLYFDPRYLVEGKMRRPAIVFPAAARRMDTLNDLLAASDLVSLHCTLTNETMHILNGDCLQHIKPGAFIVNTGSCQLIDDCALKQLLIDGTIAGCALDGVEGPQWMEAWVREMPNVLILPRSADYSEEVWMEIREKAITILQSFFFDGVVPSSSISDEDEEITEAGNEDDQDRGTKDNHSQVFDGEDQTDESHLTLNYEKKRVTSQHKEHQAPGQSSQNSVSRTEGRRSRSGKKGKKRPAHRRSQKTDDLSAVESDSNYSFRRDDDNATSGRDQVVSSSSRFASPEDSKYKQKSPAESPMEITSEKKAPVMLGRKCPDTLKDGYVVALRAKDNSGFHVARQRLVGGGGWILDVVSNATNRDPAAQFLVTFNNKDLMGLRSFVAGGKLLQINRKMEFVFASHSFDVWEGWVLEVEGSLLEGCKLINCRNSSAVLDVSIEVLAAASEEDGVTRWLD; this is translated from the exons ATGGCCCACTCGCCGGGCGGCGCCGCGGCGGGGCGGCCGCTGGTGGTGTCTCTCAACTGCCTGGACGACCCGTCGCCGGAGCGGGAGCTGCTGGCGGGCGTGGCGGGGGTGGAGCACGTCTCCCTCTCCGCCCTCGGCTCGGGCCGGGTCGAGTCCGCGACCGCCGTCCTGCTCCCGTCGCTCGCCTACCTTCCGCGCGCCGCGCAGCGCCGCCTCCGGCCCTGGCAGCTCCTGCTCTGCCTCGGCTCCCCCGACCGCGCcgccgacgccgccgccgccgccgacctcgGCCTCCGCCTCGTCCACGTCGACGCCAACCGCGCCGAGGAGGTCGCCGACACCGTCATGGCGCTCTTCCTCGGCCTGCTCCGCCGCACCCACCTGCTCTCGCGCCACGTCTcctcctcccccgccgccgccgccgccggctgccTCGGCGCCGTCCAGCCGCTCTGCCGCGGGATGCGCCGCTGCCGCGGCCTCGTGCTCGGCATCGTCGGCCGCTCCGCCGCCGCGCGCTGCCTCGCCACCCGCAGCCTCGCATTCCGGATGAGCGTCCTCTACTTCGACCCGCGCTATCTG GTTGAAGGGAAAATGCGGCGGCCGGCCATTGTATTTCCTGCTGCTGCTAGGAGAATGGATACTCTCAATGATCTATTGGCAGCAAGTGATCTTGTTTCACTGCATTGTACATTAACAAATGAGACAATGCATATACTTAATGGGGACTGTTTGCAGCACATTAAGCCTG GAGCATTCATCGTCAACACTGGTAGTTGCCAACTTATAGATGACTGTGCGCTCAAACAGCTCTTGATTGATGGTACCATAGCTGGTTGTGCATTGGATGGCGTTGAAGGTCCACAATGGATGGAAGCATGG GTGCGGGAGATGCCAAATGTTCTAATTCTTCCTCGAAGCGCAGACTATAGTGAAGAAGTCTGGATGGAGATAAGAGAGAAAGCAATCACGATACTACAGTCCTTTTTCTTTGATGGTGTTGTTCCAAGTAGTTCAATTTCTGATGAAGATGAGGAAATTACTGAAGCTGGAAATGAAGATGATCAAGACAGAGGAACAAAAGATAACCATTCACAAGTTTTTGATGGTGAAGATCAGACTGATGAGAGCCATTTAACTCTCAACTATGAAAAGAAAAGAGTCACATCCCAGCACAAAGAACATCAAGCTCCAGGGCAATCATCGCAAAATAGTGTCTCGCGAACAGAAGGAAGGCGCAGTCGCTCTGgaaagaaagggaaaaaaagacCCGCTCACCGCAGATCCCAGAAAACGGATGACTTGTCTGCTGTAGAGAGTGACAGTAATTATTCCTTCCGCAGAGATGATGATAATGCAACGAGTGGTAGGGACCAGGTGGTAAGTTCAAGCTCACGGTTTGCTTCCCCTGAGGACTCAAAGTACAAGCAGAAATCTCCTGCTGAATCCCCAATGGAAATAACTTCGGAGAAGAAGGCACCTGTCATGCTTGGTAGAAAATGCCCTGATACACTAAAAGATGGTTATGTTGTAGCTTTGAGAGCAAAAGATAATTCAGGGTTCCACGTTGCAAGACAAAgacttgttggtggtggtggttggaTCCTTGATGTTGTGTCAAATGCTACGAACAGGGACCCTGCTGCTCAGTTCCTTGTCACTTTCAACAACAAG GATCTGATGGGACTGCGATCCTTTGTTGCTGGTGGCAAACTATTGCAG ATTAACAGGAAGATGGAGTTTGTGTTTGCGAGCCATAGTTTCGATGTCTGGGAGGGCTGGGTGCTGGAAGTGGAAGGCTCCTTGCTGGAGGGGTGCAAGCTTATCAACTGCCGAAATTCCTCA GCTGTATTGGACGTGTCCATTGAGGTACTGGCAGCCGCGAGCGAAGAAGATGGAGTCACTCGGTGGCTAGATTAG